The genomic interval aaatttttattattttgtttttgtaagtacaccatattggaaaaataaaagaagtcctAATAGTAAGATTGTCAGTTTTTGTAGCCACTCTACACTGTCAATAGAAAGTATAGAATTTAGATTGACTATGTAAAAAGGTAGAAAACCATTTATTTATGATTAGTTGAGCTGTTCTACAATACAAGTGAAATTGATAACAtcctataaataaaaatcaattttaaaggaaactgagaaacaaaataaagttctCTGAAATTGTTTATTCAACCACAAAGAAAACATGGCTGATAGTACTTTCTATTTTGCGAATTTAActggtttttatttcttataatatttcTATCCTTATTGTGAGGTGTTATTATAGACTAATGATTACACATCTTCCTGTTTAAGACATCTGTCTGAAGGTATTACTTTTACGTTTCCTGACAAGATGTGTAGGGATTGACATTTTGGTTGAGTTTTGGATGTACAAACACATTGGTCTTATTTTGTATCACTGACAGCCCACAGGGTTGGCTGCTATGTGCTGAACTTTCTGTTCTAGACTTTCTGCCAAGTACTTTATGCAAAACTCTGGTTTTAGCGAAAcaggttttattgtttttagtcaAGAGTCATATTATAGGTTGTTGCTAGCTATGTGATGCGAACAGAAGAGTTGGTGTGTATATATAGACAGGAAAACAAACCACCACGACAAGCCTGTCTCTGTTCAGCTGGTTGTTTTCCCTCCCATTCCTGCGTCCTTAGTTCATGTTGTTTACTGCTAGAAGCCTGAGAtggtgtaattttcttttctaggaACTTGGAATTAAAATTCCTCGACCACTAGGACACGGACCAAGCAGATTCATCCCAGAAAAGGAGGTATGTTGTTTGTGAAAGTAAGTAGTGAATTGTGTGCTTTTAAGGAATGTTTTTATGACCTTCTTCTTGGCATCTGAACAACTGTTGGTCAACAACATGTTTTAAACAGCATTGATAACAGTTAATCATGCTTTGGCAGTGAATCTATGGGATTAGAAAAAGCTGatatagggctggagttgtggcttagtggtggagcacttgcctagcactcaggaggcactgagttcgatccccagcatcacattaaaaaaataaaggtattgtgtccatctacatctaaaaataatttttaaataagaagctGATGTAGTCATACTGATTTCTAATATATCATGATGCTTTTTTAATACCCATATTTAATCAAACAAAGCCAAAActtgttaggttttgtttttgtttttaaaactaataatactTCACCTGCTTATATGTAGATCTTGCTTAGGTTTGCCTATAAACTGAGTTACTTGATCCTGACCATCTCCATAGGCTGGTATGACCACTAGATTGGGTCTTTAATTCTATGTATGTAAAAACAACTGtgctttattttcataataattgtTTGCTATTGGTTAATTGTGGTTCTCCTTAAATTGAGTGAGAGTAGGTGGTGTATTTGCAAGTTCTGCaactttgataataaaaatacacTTCTTGGTTTGGATTCTGGCCAGGTCTGCAAGCAGCCAATCTAGATGGCCTTTAATGTTCAGCCTTTGTTGTTTATCCCCTACTGTATAATGTGACAgtttattcttctgttttttgCTACCAATTgagtttaaattattaatcccCCTCTTAAgtcaaattttaatatgaaatttacgATTTATGTAACCATGGTAttcctctcatttatttatacagATTCTCCAAGTGGGGAGTGAAGACACACAAATGCATGCTTTATTTGCAGATTCTTTTGCTGCTTTGGGTCGTTTGGATAACATTACATTAGTGATGGTTTTCCACCCACAATATTTAGAAAGTTTCTTAAAAACTCAACACTATCTACTGCAAATGGATGGGCCATTACCCCTACATTATCGGCACTACATTGGAATAATGGTATGTAAAAATTAGGTGAAAATTTTTCTGCCTGCTTTTATTAATCTCTTTAAGAGATAGTTAATGCTTTAAACACGGGGATAAATACTTATATTTTGACTTATGATAGGATTCCTATTAGGTAGTttctggttgtttttgtttttaaataagtatgGTCCCAAGTATAACAAAAATTatgccatttatttatatgatactGAAAGCTATTCttacttaaagaataaaatagaacccaagatctattttattattatatacagTTCTGATTGGCATAAGTGGTGATAATCCTGTTTAGTTTGTAAATACCATTGTGTCATTTTATGGTTGACAACTTAATTGAagtttcttattattttgtggttcTGAAAGTTGATATATAGGTAAAATTTTTACAGTTCAGAtatttttatcagatattttgttcTTAGACTATTCTTGAGGTATTTTTTGTGgtgtatttgaaatttttaaatgtttatgtgaAAACTTTTCTAGTTCATGAAAAGTTGTGAAACCATACTAATCAAAAACTTAAAccgggcttggtggtgcacgcctataatctcagtggctccggaggctgaggcaggtggattgagagttcaaaaccagcctcagcaactttgaggtgctaagcaactcaatgagaccctttctctaaataaaatacaaaatagggctggggatgtggctcagtggctgagcgttcctgagttcaatccccaatacaaaaaaaaaaaaaattagctatttTGCATGTTCTAAGGAAAATAGATTGGTACTAGTTCAAGGTTTTAACTTTTGGgactgggatggtggctcagcggtagagcgctcatttagcacatgtgaagccctgggttcgatcctcagcaccacataaaaataaaaaaataaaggtattgtttccaactacttccaaaaaattaaaaatgtttttaaaaaaggttttaacATCTGTAATTAgagtatcttttcattttttcttaaggCTGCAGCAAGACATCAGTGCTCCTACTTAGTGAACCTGCATGTAAATGATTTTCTTCATGTTGGTGGAGACCCCAAGTGGCTCAATGGTTTAGAAAATGCTCCTCAAAAACTACAGAATTTAGGAGAACTCAACAAAGTATTAGCCCACAGACCTTGGCTTATTACCAAAGAACACATTGAGGTATGTAGTGAAGTAATAAATCTTCAgcatcatttatatatttttttaaagattttatttttcagagcagTTTTAGTTTCCAGTAAAATTGCCCAGGAGTTCTCATTTTCTACCTCCTTAACCCCCTCCCACAGACATGCATTTTTCTCCTATTATTAACATCTAGGATTTatgtgatgcatttttttaatttgtttggtgctggggattgaacccagggatacatAACAcatccctagctttttttttctcctaatattTTAGTTTCAGATAGGGTCTCATAAAGTTGCTTAGcatattgctaagttgctgaggctagctttgaacttgcaaccctcctgcctcagcctcttgagccactaggattataggcatgagtcaCCATGCCCAGTGTGTGGTACATTTTTTGTGACTGATGAACCATCTGATATATTGTTATTAGCTAAAATCCATAGTTCACACTAGTCTAGCGTTCACTCTTGATGTTGAACACTTCTGTGGATTTTCACAAATGGATAATGTCACGATACCATTACTATATAATACAGAATAATAAATAGCATTTCCCTGTGCTGCTGCTATTCatccttttccccttccccttgacataattaaaaattttaatcttttgatAAGAGTAGGAGTTACTGAAAATTGAAAGACATCTATAACTGTTATAGTATATGAcatcaaaatatttcaaacacgAACTGGGcgtaatggtgcatgcctgtaattccagctactcgggaggctaaggtaggagtatcacaaattcagagccagcctgggcaatttagggagaccctatctcaaaaaaataaaaaggatataaaaaaagcaaaaaacttaacaccaaaaaaccaaataacccaattaataaattggcaaaggaactgaatagacacatcacagaagaagaaatatggtcaacaaatatatgaaaaaaatgttcaacatctctagcaattggagaaatacaaatgaaaactaattGAGATTTCAtgttactccagtcagaatggcaacaatcaggaatacaagtaataataaatgttggcaaggatgtgggaaagggttcactcacacattgctgatgggacagcaaattggtgcaactactttggaaagcagtatggagattccttagaaaatttgcaatagaaccaccatttgacccagtgagacttaaaacagcatactacagtgacacaacaaCATCAATATTTAAAGCAGCTCAGTTctcaacagctaagctatggaaccaacctaggtgccctacagcagatgaatggaaagaaaatgtagtgtttacacaatggaatattacttgccCATAAAAAGAATGGCTTAAtgacatttgccagaaaatgagtggatctggagactattacgctaagctaaataagccaatcccaaaaaaccaaaggttgaatgttctctctcatatgtgaatgCTAATGCACAacaaggtggggaggggaagaatagaagtttaatagattaaacaaaggggaatgaaggaaagggaaggaggaaaggaaaaggaaatacagTGGCATAACtttctgacataactttcctgtgtacatatatgaatacaccacagtgaatctccacatcaagtacaaccacaagaccgagatcctaattagaataagatgtattccatatttgtataaataagtcaaattatactGTACTATCATCCATAACtaaaaccaaaaatgttttaaataataaaattaaaagttagagatgtagctcaatggtaaatcacccctgggttcaatcctatgTACTATAtataataagtaagtaaataaataaatataacttgatGATTTAGGAATATTAAGAGTCTAGTTGTTCAAGCTGCTATCCTAAAAATTCTTTGAGAAGGCCTGATAATAAACAAAAAGACGTTCAGACAGTAGCTTCTATTCTAAACTCAGATTTATTACATTTGAAGTAAAAACACAGTAATTCATTCATAATCTTACACTTAAAGTACAgcaacttgggctggggttgtagctcagtggtagagcacttgtctagcatgtgtgaggtttatttatttaaaaataaatatattgtgtccatctacaactaaaaaattgaaaaaagaaatatagcagTTACTTTTAAGCAAAATGTATTTGATTACCTTTTAAAGTCAGtatttcaaaaaatcaaaataatgaacATGTTATTAACAAACACATGAAGCTGTATTCATGgatacattttcataaaaattatcaaatcatGGGTTTTACATGTTTACTAGATTTTGTGTAATCCTGTTTTCAATAGATTAAATACTAAGGTGAACTATATATCTTCATCAATACCACACCCAGGTATAAAAAtatgttctctcttttttccGCCCAAGGGGCTTTTAAAAGCTGAAGAGCACAGCTGGTCTCTTGCGGAACTGGTCCATGCAGTTGTTCTTCTTACACACTATCATTCTCTTGCTTCATTCACATTTGGCTGTGGAATCAGTCCAGAAATTCATTGTGATGGTGGCCACACATTCAGACCTCCTTCTGTTAGTAACTATTGCATCTGTGACATTACAAATGGCAATCACAATGTGGATGAAATGCAGGTCAACTCAGCAGGAAATATTTCAGTAAGTGTCTATTATTTGTTATGAGGTTGTAATAATACTAATAATCACtgtaattgttatttttatttggttcctTGGACAATCCATCCTGTTAAGTCTATAAAGATATTAGACCCCTCTACttattcattcagtaagtatGAATTTATTTACTGCCTCCAAATGTCCACCACTAGTCAGAGCTCTAAGGGATATGTCAAAACTAAACACCTCTAGGAGATGACACTCAAATAATTTTAGTGTCAGGAGCAAATAGTTTTTACCCCTGTAGGGTCAGCTAATGTCAAACGGCTACAGCAGTGAGATGAGGGGAGTCTGAAAATAGTGTGGCCTGGTGGTGGAGATTTGCTGGTGCCAATCAgatccttttcttcccttttctgtaaCAGAAACCaaccagctttttaaaatgttcatctttTAGAAGATTTAATCATCTTTGATTTGGAAATTTCTccctttaaaattccttttcatGTTTAGTTTTGCATAGATACAGAAGGTGGTATCCAATgaatataaatttcttaaaatgctttcactcttttccttctcttctgtcatattttgctttcttattcctttgaaacaaaataagtttaattttctataagtaaattttagtttttatatacaGTTGGTCAAAATTCTCTCTGCATTCTTTAGCCATAATTAAAAAGCAAGGTTTTACTTTATGCTTCAAAAGAGAAATCACAGAAGTAGCATCACAGTTATCTGAACCCACTGCACACATATTCTcagttgttttattcttttaaagaaatttaggTATGTTAAACTGCCTGTGACTTACATATTTGACTTTGGGAAAATTATcaaatctctctgagcctcagttctttcatatttaaataaaggttaaaaaaataaatgtgaggtTTAGATTAAATATCTCTAAGGAAGTAAAGTAGCTAGTAGAGAgtgcttggtatttatcagagTGAAATTAGCACATGAAGGAATATAATTTTCCTAAGATTGATCACAGTTCTATTCTAATAAGGTCCAAGACAGTCAGTTTCACTCTCCATTGAGCTAACTGAATCCATGCTGTAGGTGTGTATACGGTCACTGACTGTTTATCACAGCTTGGAAGTTATAAAAGGATCCAAGAGAGTATTTCAGTTTCTAGATGTGACACTGCTGTAGTCATCTCATCAAGTGACAACTGCTAGCCCCATTTGCAAGTCATTAGGCCAACTCCAGCCATGGGAGGACATGTTTCATTTTAATAGATAAATTGTATACAAAGAacagttattattttaaagatgatagACATGTTGACAACATATACAGTATACAGTTGATAGGAAACCACTTTAACATTTAACTGACTTAGCAAGTAGAAGTTAActataaaatattcattgttttaaattgaCAAGTAgtgttaaattttcatttttacaggaATATAAATAGTAGGGacattattttaagaatatattttcctatattttgatGGTCTTTTGAAGCAGACTTAATaaaatacatgatatatataACATTGTGTTCTCTTTTCAGGTAAGTGAATCCTTCTTTGAGGTTGAAGCCCTCATGGAAAAGATGAAGCAGTTACAGGAATGTAGAGATGAAGAAGAGGCCAGTCAGGAAGAGATGGCTTCACGATTTgaaatagagaagagagagagcatGTGTGTCTTCTCCTCAGGTAAGAGCAACTACTACACAATATTGCAAACCcaccttttttatttaaagaatttaggttagttttaaaacatcaatccaaatatatttttgtcattttggaGTGGATATTGTATATGTAGTCCtacttagaatttttaaagcaggcaacttaaaaaaaatttataagtgaAAAACAGCAGTATTTCTAACATAGGTCATCTGAAAAAGAATATGTCCAAAAACTGTCTCAAATATATTTGACAATCAAAGAGTGGGGGGAAAGAGTGTGTCTTTGTATAAAGGGAGGTTGGGTACTGGCTTGTTTTTCCTTGAgggtatatttttgtttctatttgtgCCTAAAGGTGTAGAGTTGTCATTGTCATAAAATACTGTTTTGTTAAAACTAATCTCATCAACTCCTTAACATGATGATTGAAAAAGAACTTAGGGGCAGTGCGGGAAGCATTATAAAAATGTCAACTCACAGGACCTTTAGTTTCATCATTTTCATCATATTGTATAGCgttaatgtttaataaaaatagtcAAGTACTAAATTTTAGAGCATAGCTTATCTTCATAGTCGTTATTATCACCTTAAAGATCATCCAAAACAGCATTCTACCTTGAACACATTTGGGGGAGgggtggataccagggattgaatcaaggGGTGCTGAAACACTgcaccctagccctttttattttgagatagggtcaagttgctaagggcctggcctagttgctgaggctagctttgaactcatgatcttcctgtctcagcctcccaagtctaaACACATATTAAGGAGAACCTAAAGTCTATAAATTGGGGTGGGGACACAGGGAAAGTGAGGTctattaaagaaagaataaaaagcataCAGAATTCAACTATGAATATTTACTTTGTAATGGAGTATCCTCTTATATTCAGTTTACTGGTAAGTAAGGTACTTCTTTTTATTAAGATTCCATTTTGGTTGATATAGGTTACTCAGTGACATAgaactgattttattattttcacttttgttatGGGAAATATGAATTTCAAGTATCCTGTTTCTGAAAAGCTTTCCatgactttaaaaatcatttcagatGATGAAGAAGTTACACCAGCAAGAGATGTCTCTCGTCATTTTGAGGATACTAGTTATGGCTATAAGGATTTCTCTAGACATGGGATGCATGTCCCAACATTTCGTGTCCAGGTAAAATTATAGCTTGTATGCATGTGAGTGGTTAGAAATATCTTAGCAtgacttaaaagaaaaagcaacctAGATTTGAGAAGTATGCTAAGTGCCGTGCAAGCAGTATCTCACGAACAACAGAAGCTATATCCTCTAATTCCAGAATAAAAGTTGAGAATCATCAATTAGTAAATTCTGTACTCTAATTTTATAAGATTACT from Ictidomys tridecemlineatus isolate mIctTri1 chromosome 8, mIctTri1.hap1, whole genome shotgun sequence carries:
- the Sesn1 gene encoding sestrin-1 isoform X1; translated protein: MAEGENEVRWDGLCSRDSTTRETALENIRQIILRKTEYLLSVKETPYRSSEAGLLNAVSLDGLNKLLAHLLMLSKRCPFKDVREKSEFILKSVQELGIKIPRPLGHGPSRFIPEKEILQVGSEDTQMHALFADSFAALGRLDNITLVMVFHPQYLESFLKTQHYLLQMDGPLPLHYRHYIGIMAAARHQCSYLVNLHVNDFLHVGGDPKWLNGLENAPQKLQNLGELNKVLAHRPWLITKEHIEGLLKAEEHSWSLAELVHAVVLLTHYHSLASFTFGCGISPEIHCDGGHTFRPPSVSNYCICDITNGNHNVDEMQVNSAGNISVSESFFEVEALMEKMKQLQECRDEEEASQEEMASRFEIEKRESMCVFSSDDEEVTPARDVSRHFEDTSYGYKDFSRHGMHVPTFRVQDYCWEDHGYSLVNRLYPDVGQLIDEKFHIAYNLTYNTMAMHKDVDTSMLRRAIWNYIHCMFGIRYDDYDYGEINQLLDRSFKVYIKTVVCTPEKVTKRMYDSFWRQFKHSEKVHVNLLLIEARMQAELLYALRAITRYMT
- the Sesn1 gene encoding sestrin-1 isoform X4; amino-acid sequence: MHALFADSFAALGRLDNITLVMVFHPQYLESFLKTQHYLLQMDGPLPLHYRHYIGIMAAARHQCSYLVNLHVNDFLHVGGDPKWLNGLENAPQKLQNLGELNKVLAHRPWLITKEHIEGLLKAEEHSWSLAELVHAVVLLTHYHSLASFTFGCGISPEIHCDGGHTFRPPSVSNYCICDITNGNHNVDEMQVNSAGNISVSESFFEVEALMEKMKQLQECRDEEEASQEEMASRFEIEKRESMCVFSSDDEEVTPARDVSRHFEDTSYGYKDFSRHGMHVPTFRVQDYCWEDHGYSLVNRLYPDVGQLIDEKFHIAYNLTYNTMAMHKDVDTSMLRRAIWNYIHCMFGIRYDDYDYGEINQLLDRSFKVYIKTVVCTPEKVTKRMYDSFWRQFKHSEKVHVNLLLIEARMQAELLYALRAITRYMT
- the Sesn1 gene encoding sestrin-1 isoform X3, which encodes MAEGENEVRWDGLCSRDSTTRETALENIRQIILRKTEYLLSVKETPYRSSEAGLLNAVSLDGLNKLLAHLLMLSKRCPFKDVREKSEFILKSVQELGIKIPRPLGHGPSRFIPEKEILQVGSEDTQMHALFADSFAALGRLDNITLVMVFHPQYLESFLKTQHYLLQMDGPLPLHYRHYIGIMGLLKAEEHSWSLAELVHAVVLLTHYHSLASFTFGCGISPEIHCDGGHTFRPPSVSNYCICDITNGNHNVDEMQVNSAGNISVSESFFEVEALMEKMKQLQECRDEEEASQEEMASRFEIEKRESMCVFSSDDEEVTPARDVSRHFEDTSYGYKDFSRHGMHVPTFRVQDYCWEDHGYSLVNRLYPDVGQLIDEKFHIAYNLTYNTMAMHKDVDTSMLRRAIWNYIHCMFGIRYDDYDYGEINQLLDRSFKVYIKTVVCTPEKVTKRMYDSFWRQFKHSEKVHVNLLLIEARMQAELLYALRAITRYMT
- the Sesn1 gene encoding sestrin-1 isoform X2: MRLATAANEAYTTSLTVSELLGCKQCGGGRVQDEELGIKIPRPLGHGPSRFIPEKEILQVGSEDTQMHALFADSFAALGRLDNITLVMVFHPQYLESFLKTQHYLLQMDGPLPLHYRHYIGIMAAARHQCSYLVNLHVNDFLHVGGDPKWLNGLENAPQKLQNLGELNKVLAHRPWLITKEHIEGLLKAEEHSWSLAELVHAVVLLTHYHSLASFTFGCGISPEIHCDGGHTFRPPSVSNYCICDITNGNHNVDEMQVNSAGNISVSESFFEVEALMEKMKQLQECRDEEEASQEEMASRFEIEKRESMCVFSSDDEEVTPARDVSRHFEDTSYGYKDFSRHGMHVPTFRVQDYCWEDHGYSLVNRLYPDVGQLIDEKFHIAYNLTYNTMAMHKDVDTSMLRRAIWNYIHCMFGIRYDDYDYGEINQLLDRSFKVYIKTVVCTPEKVTKRMYDSFWRQFKHSEKVHVNLLLIEARMQAELLYALRAITRYMT